GGCCCCATCCACAGCTCTTTCCAGGCCGTCCTGGATGCGCTTTCCATCGACCGGACACTGTCCCGAAAAGAGATGCTGTCGATTGTCGGCACCTCCCTCCGGGATTCTCTCCGGTGCATCCTTCCGGAAGAGAAGGCGGACGAAGGCGTCCTCCTTTTTCGGTCCCACTACAACCGGATTGTCCTCGACCAGACATATCCCTTGCCAGGCGCGGAGGAAATTCTGGAAAGGCTTGCCCGGAAAGGGGTTCCGGCAGGTATCGTCACGAACAAAAAGGGCGATGCGGCGCGACGGATTGCAGAGCATCTCGATTTCCGGAGGAAACTGGCCTGTGTGCTCGGCGAAGGGGACGGATTTCCGGAAAAGCCGGCACCCGACATGCTTCTGGAAGCCCTCCGGATTCTGGGAACCTCTCCCGGAAGAACACTGTTTGTCGGAGACTCTCCTTACGACTTTGGTGCGGCGCGGGCGGCGGGTGTTCCAATCGTCCTTCTTCCCACCGGCACGCACAGTGAAGAAGAGCTCAGGACCCTGGATCCGGACTTTTTTTTCTCCGACCTCAAGCATTTCTGTCAGTGGATTGAACAGCTCTCTCAGGGAATCCCCCCAGAAGGCACGTAAGGCCCTCCGCCGGGAGGTGTCATCACGGGACCCATCGGCGGGGAGGAAATTATCACACGGGGAAGCCACGTATGCATCCGGAGAACATCGAGGGTGACGAGATGCAGATACCCCCCATTGTCCAGAGCCACAGGATAACGCATCCGGCGGACGACACCGATGACGGTGATCTTCTTTCCGTGTGACAACCGGGATGGATCCACCGGTCCGTCGACGATAAGCAGCAAGTAACCATGCGTCGATTCCGGCTCGACCGGATGGTCATTTTCATCGAGCGGCATGGGAATCAGCCGGATGAAGGCCCGATTTGTCCGATTGTCGACAGAATCCACCTTCCCGCCGACGATGACCTTCTCCCCCGTCAACCTCTTCCAGTGCGTCAGGACCATCCGGTAGTCGACATCCGTCCGGACATCCTTCAGGTCTTCCGGCGAAAAAGTCGGAGGATTGAGCCAGGAACACCCCGCCGATGCGACTGCAAAAAGAAAGGCGACCAGGACGGTCGGGATTTTTCTGCGCCCCCCTGAAATCGGCCCCATTTTTTCTCCTTCTCCGCGAATGAATGATTCAGGCAGGACCAGTGAAGGGAGTCCTTCTCATAGTCGAGACAAGCGTTCCCTCCCTTTTTTGCAAACATCAATCAGTGTAACATATTCCCGAAGAAGCTCCGGAAGGCTTGCCGTCTGAAACCACCATACCAAAGAGGAGAGCCGACAATGTTTCCGTCCGAATGGAAGAGGGAATCCGCCAGCAGCGACTACTTTATGCGTCCTTTCGAACCCGTTGCCGAAGGGGACCTTGCAAAGGGTTCTCCCGTCGAGAAACCCGACTGGAGAGACTTCCTTCATATTCCTTTTGAACCGGAACTCATCGACCGGACCCCCTCCGTTCTTCTTCTTCCCGTGGACCCCTACAGAATCTGGGCCGGAATGGTCCGTCCACCTGTCCGTCCCGATTCTCCCCATTATGTGCTGCGCATTCTGGATGTCACGTCCTCCCGCCAAAGAGGCGACCGCTCCCAGAATCCCCGGGCGGACTACTCCTTCGAACTGGATCCCGGTGACTCCTCCTCCTGGTTTATTCCTCTCTGGAGTTCGGGCCGGTCGCTCTATGCGTTGCTCGGATTCTTCCAGGACAGCCAGTTTGTCTCCATCGCCCGTTCGAACGAAATCCGCACACCCGCCGGGCGGATCCGGGGTGGTCGCGGCCGCTTTCTTCACGTGTCCCAAAATGCGGCCGTTCCCAGAAAACAAATTCCTTTCCCCGGTCAGACAGGATTCTTTGACGATCGCCCCTACAAAGGATACTTCAACCCGTCTTCTCCTTCTTCCGGAAGTTTTCCGTCTTCTTCCCCCAAGAAGACGTCCCCGTGACGGATTTACCCTCGTAGAGGATCACTTTCAGGAGGTTTTTGGATGAGTATCTTTGAACGTTTCAAGACGATCTTTAAGGCCAATGCGAACGAGCTGGCGGACAAACTGGAAGATCCCGCCGCAATCATCAACCAGAAGCTGGAAGAACTGGACGACAAGCTGGACCGGGCCCAGGGCGCTCTGGTGAAGGAAATGGCGGAAATCAAGCTGCTCGAGCAGAAAGTCCGGGAGACGGAAGAAGGCGTCCGGCTCTATCAGGAACGGGCCGAAAAAGCCGTCAAGGCCGGCAACGACGATCTGGCGAAAAAAGCCCTGGAGGAAAAAGCCCGTCTGTCGGCGAACCTCGTCGATCTGAACCGCCAGAAAACCGACCAGGAGAGCGTGGTTTCCGAGCTGAAGAACGATCTCGACAAGCTCCGCGAGCTGCGCGACGACTTCCGGAACCGCCAGGCCCTGCTTTCCCTGAAGGAAGAACGGGCGAAATCCAAGGAAGAGATCAATGCCATCCGGGCGGAGATCGATCCGGATCACATCGGACGGGAAATGACCCGGATGTCCGACAAGATCGACCGGATGGAAGCCCAGGCCCAGGCCACAAAAGATTTGGCGGACCAGAAGACCGGAGCCGACACGGAAGCGGCCTTCCGGGCTCTCGACCGGACCCAGACTCCCGTCGACGACGAGCTGGCCGCGCTCAAAAAGAAAATGGGGACCCCCTGATGAGTATGTCCGTCCGGATTTTTCGCCCGCTCTTCCGGTTTCTTTTCGGTTTAGCGCTTTCCATTGGCCTCGCGTGTCCCGCTTTTGCGGAGACCACGTTTGAAAAAGGACTCTCTCTCTATCACGAGGGCAACGCGGAAGCCGCGTTCAATGTTTTCCGGGATCTTCACCGGCATCAACCGACAGGATCGGGAAAATATCTCTATTTCATGGCGCTGTCGTCCCACCATCTCCGGGAGGAACACGATGCCCTGCGGTATCTCGATCAGGCCATCCAGACGAACCCTTCCCTGTCCTTCGCCCATAACCGGGAACATGTCCTGGCCCTTCGAAAGCGTCTCGAACAGGAACTGTCCTCCCAGGGCATCCCGATTCCGGACGGGGCAAGAACAGCGAGCCAGCCCCTGATGATGGGAATGCCGGCCGAGCATCATTCCTCCCACCTTCTGACGATCGCCCTCGTTGCCATTGTGGCGATCGGAGTCCTTCTTTTTGTCGCCGGAAAGATGGGAGGACAGAAAACGAAAGACGACGGACAGCAGCACAAAAAGGAAATGGAAGAAACCGGCGCGCGCCTCATGGCCGCGGTCGACAAGCTTCGGGACGAAAAAAACTACTATCTTCTGGATCACCCGGAAAAAAAGGACGCCCTGCAACAGGCCTTCGATCGACTCGACCAGGCCTACACGACTGTCCTGACCTACCTGAGGACCCCGGACGGCCCCTCGACCAACTGGGCCGTTGTCCACCAGAAGTTCGAAGAAGCCCTGACTCCCGTGGATCAGGCGATTCTTGAAATCCGGAACCTGATGGGAGACAAGGGCGCGGCTCCCTCTGCGGCAACCCCGGGAATCTCCGGCAACTCCCCGCAGGAAACCCCATCCTCCGACCCACCTCCGGGCAACACGGCCTTCCATCCGGACAAATGCGTGTTCTGCGGTGCGGACGCGCGGGAAGGACGAACCATCTCCCTGGAGCGGGACGGCAAGGTTGCATACGCCCGCGCCTGTCCGAAATGCCTTGCGGAAATGGACCAGAACTACCAGCGCACCGGAACCTATGCTCCCCCTCCTTCTTTTTACCAGGGAGGAATGCCGTTCATGGGGGGAGGAATGTCGTTCGGTGACATGATGCTTCTGGACTGGATGATGCATTCGGAGCAGCAGCCCGTCCATGTGGACATGTCGCAAGATCATCCGGCGGATATGGCCGGAAGCGGATATCGCGACGACCGGCAAGGCGCTCTCGATTCTTCTCCGGACGTTTCCTGATGCGTGTTCTGTTCTACGCTTCAAACGGTTTGGGGATCGGACATCTCACCCGACTTCTGAACATCGCGCAGGCCCTGTCCAAAGCCTCGCCGACGTCAGAGATTCTCTTTCTGACCCAGTCGGAAGCGGCTCCTTTTCCGGAGACCTGTCCGTTCTATGCCATCCGGATCCCCGGCCGCAACAAGGCCAGAACCGGCGGGTTGACTTCCAAATCGTACCTCCAGACGGTACGCCCTCTCATTCTCCAGGCAATCGCCTCCTTCGACCCCCATGTCCTGGTGACCGACACCTTTCCCGAAGGACCGGAAAAAGAATTGGCTCCGGCGATGGAGTGGCCCATTCACAAGGCCTTCATTTTTCGGGAGCAACATATCCGACGGGCGGAAGA
The sequence above is drawn from the Leptospirillum ferriphilum ML-04 genome and encodes:
- a CDS encoding HAD family hydrolase, whose translation is MNLSPAFLPEGILFDLDGTLVDSFGPIHSSFQAVLDALSIDRTLSRKEMLSIVGTSLRDSLRCILPEEKADEGVLLFRSHYNRIVLDQTYPLPGAEEILERLARKGVPAGIVTNKKGDAARRIAEHLDFRRKLACVLGEGDGFPEKPAPDMLLEALRILGTSPGRTLFVGDSPYDFGAARAAGVPIVLLPTGTHSEEELRTLDPDFFFSDLKHFCQWIEQLSQGIPPEGT
- a CDS encoding Slp family lipoprotein; the encoded protein is MGPISGGRRKIPTVLVAFLFAVASAGCSWLNPPTFSPEDLKDVRTDVDYRMVLTHWKRLTGEKVIVGGKVDSVDNRTNRAFIRLIPMPLDENDHPVEPESTHGYLLLIVDGPVDPSRLSHGKKITVIGVVRRMRYPVALDNGGYLHLVTLDVLRMHTWLPRVIISSPPMGPVMTPPGGGPYVPSGGIP
- a CDS encoding DUF4912 domain-containing protein; the protein is MFPSEWKRESASSDYFMRPFEPVAEGDLAKGSPVEKPDWRDFLHIPFEPELIDRTPSVLLLPVDPYRIWAGMVRPPVRPDSPHYVLRILDVTSSRQRGDRSQNPRADYSFELDPGDSSSWFIPLWSSGRSLYALLGFFQDSQFVSIARSNEIRTPAGRIRGGRGRFLHVSQNAAVPRKQIPFPGQTGFFDDRPYKGYFNPSSPSSGSFPSSSPKKTSP
- a CDS encoding PspA/IM30 family protein, with product MSIFERFKTIFKANANELADKLEDPAAIINQKLEELDDKLDRAQGALVKEMAEIKLLEQKVRETEEGVRLYQERAEKAVKAGNDDLAKKALEEKARLSANLVDLNRQKTDQESVVSELKNDLDKLRELRDDFRNRQALLSLKEERAKSKEEINAIRAEIDPDHIGREMTRMSDKIDRMEAQAQATKDLADQKTGADTEAAFRALDRTQTPVDDELAALKKKMGTP